One Trichosurus vulpecula isolate mTriVul1 chromosome 7, mTriVul1.pri, whole genome shotgun sequence genomic region harbors:
- the LOC118856103 gene encoding 40S ribosomal protein S15a-like, translated as MVRMNVLADALKSINNAEKRGKRQVLIRPCSKVIVRFLIVMMKHGYIGEFEIIDDHRAGKIVVNLTGRLNKCGVISPRFDVQLKDLEKWQNNLLPSCQFGFIVLTTSAGIMDHEEARRKHTGGKILGFFF; from the coding sequence ATGGTGCGCATGAATGTCCTGGCAGATGCTCTCAAAAGCATCAACAATGCAGAAAAGCGAGGAAAACGCCAGGTTCTCATCAGGCCGTGCTCCAAAGTAATCGTCCGGTTCTTAATTGTGATGATGAAGCATGGTTATATTGGCGAATTTGAGATCATTGATGATCACAGAGCAGGGAAAATTGTTGTGAACCTCACGGGCAGATTAAACAAGTGTGGTGTAATCAGCCCCAGATTTGATGTTCAATTGAAAGATCTGGAAAAGTGGCAGAATAATCTCCTACCATCCTGTCAGTTTGGGTTTATTGTGCTTACAACCTCAGCTGGCATCATGGACCATGAGGAAGCAAGACGAAAACACACAGGAGGAAAAATCCTGGGATTCTTTTTCTAA